The following proteins come from a genomic window of Mycobacterium sp. DL:
- a CDS encoding Gfo/Idh/MocA family oxidoreductase encodes MSDSNELRVAVLGVGVMGADHVTRITSRISGARVTVVNDYVTEKAEQIASQIDGCRAIVDPLDAIADADVDAVVLATPGSTHEKQLLACLEHGKPVMCEKPLTTDVATSLDIVRREAALDRPLIQVGFMRRFDDEYMRLKALLDGGELGRPLVMHCVHRNAGVPSYFDSSLIVKDSLVHEVDVTRFLFDEEIASVQIVTPLSNPAAPEGVIDPQIAILRTVSGKHVDVELFVTTGVAYEVRTEVVGELGSAMIGLDVSLIRKSAPGTWGGHITPGFRERFGRAYDTEIQRWVDAVRAGINIDGPSAWDGYAAAAVCAAGVESLHTGLPVDVQLAERP; translated from the coding sequence ATGTCTGACAGCAATGAGTTGCGGGTCGCCGTTCTCGGTGTCGGCGTGATGGGCGCCGATCACGTCACCCGCATCACGTCGCGGATCTCGGGGGCCCGGGTCACCGTCGTCAACGACTACGTCACCGAGAAAGCCGAGCAGATCGCGTCGCAGATCGACGGCTGCCGCGCAATCGTTGATCCGCTCGACGCGATCGCCGACGCCGATGTCGACGCGGTGGTGCTGGCCACGCCGGGAAGCACTCACGAAAAGCAACTGCTCGCCTGCCTCGAACACGGCAAGCCCGTCATGTGCGAAAAGCCGCTGACCACCGACGTCGCCACCTCGCTGGACATCGTCCGGCGGGAAGCCGCGCTGGATCGTCCGCTGATCCAGGTCGGCTTCATGCGTCGCTTCGACGACGAATACATGCGCCTGAAGGCACTGCTGGACGGCGGTGAGCTGGGCCGTCCGCTGGTGATGCACTGCGTGCACCGCAACGCCGGTGTGCCGTCGTACTTCGACAGCTCGTTGATCGTCAAGGACTCCCTCGTCCATGAGGTCGACGTGACGCGGTTCCTGTTCGACGAGGAGATCGCGAGCGTCCAGATCGTTACACCGCTATCGAATCCCGCAGCGCCGGAAGGCGTCATCGATCCTCAGATCGCCATCCTGAGGACCGTCTCGGGAAAGCACGTCGACGTCGAACTCTTCGTCACCACGGGCGTGGCTTACGAAGTTCGCACCGAAGTGGTCGGCGAGCTCGGGAGCGCGATGATCGGCCTCGACGTCAGCCTGATCCGCAAGTCCGCCCCGGGAACGTGGGGTGGCCACATCACCCCGGGTTTCCGTGAGCGTTTCGGCCGCGCCTACGACACCGAGATCCAACGCTGGGTGGACGCCGTCCGGGCGGGCATCAACATCGACGGCCCCTCCGCCTGGGACGGCTATGCGGCAGCGGCGGTGTGTGCTGCCGGCGTCGAATCGCTCCACACCGGCCTGCCCGTCGACGTGCAGCTCGCTGAACGCCCCTAG
- the iolB gene encoding 5-deoxy-glucuronate isomerase, with the protein MHSKLYIPANSGSAPFAVAITPEDAGWSESSLHVVDLGEGHEVSLQTGDTEVMILPLAGAGTVHCGGESFELSPRASVFDGPADMVYLGIDQAYSLQGRGRIAICGARATSSYPNRRVAAADVAVELRGAGNCSRQVHNFGTATTFEADSLIACEVITPGGNWSSYPAHKHDENTEVETQLEEIYYFEVDDSPAGTTGFGYHRVYGTPERPIEVLEEVRTGDVVLVPHGYHGPSIAAPGHHMYYLNVMAGSGPDRAWLICDDPNHTWLRGSWEHQEIDPRLPFTAFSETSSASKGE; encoded by the coding sequence ATGCACAGCAAGCTGTACATCCCCGCCAACAGTGGTTCCGCACCGTTCGCCGTCGCCATCACCCCCGAGGACGCCGGATGGTCGGAATCCTCCCTGCATGTCGTCGACCTCGGCGAGGGGCACGAGGTGTCGCTGCAGACCGGCGACACCGAGGTGATGATCCTGCCTCTGGCCGGTGCGGGCACGGTGCACTGTGGCGGCGAGTCCTTCGAATTGTCCCCGCGCGCTTCGGTTTTTGACGGTCCCGCCGACATGGTGTATCTCGGCATCGACCAGGCGTACAGCCTTCAGGGCCGTGGGCGGATCGCCATCTGCGGTGCACGTGCGACGAGTTCGTACCCCAACCGCCGGGTCGCCGCGGCCGACGTTGCCGTTGAGCTCCGTGGCGCGGGCAACTGCAGTCGCCAGGTACACAACTTCGGAACCGCCACCACGTTCGAGGCCGACTCGTTGATCGCCTGCGAGGTGATCACCCCGGGCGGGAACTGGTCCAGTTACCCCGCCCACAAGCATGACGAGAACACCGAGGTCGAGACCCAACTCGAAGAGATCTACTACTTCGAGGTCGACGACAGCCCGGCCGGCACAACGGGATTCGGATATCACCGGGTGTACGGCACCCCGGAGCGTCCGATCGAGGTGCTCGAGGAGGTCCGCACCGGCGACGTCGTGCTGGTGCCGCACGGCTACCACGGTCCGTCCATCGCCGCTCCCGGCCACCACATGTACTACCTGAACGTGATGGCCGGTTCAGGTCCCGACCGCGCATGGCTCATCTGTGACGATCCCAACCACACCTGGTTGCGTGGCAGTTGGGAGCACCAGGAGATCGACCCCCGCCTCCCGTTCACTGCGTTTTCCGAGACCTCCTCCGCATCCAAAGGAGAATGA
- a CDS encoding TIM barrel protein, with the protein MSGLVATAWTSAGDTSPMHTPPVSSVPITERVAAVADAGYCGMGLMADDLAVIRDSIGFEGLRDLLSDHGLIHVEIELIERWWIPRGDAGNSYAVRDLLFDAADVLEPAFIKIGSENGPRTPHPETLVAPLCELADQAVAHGTRIAIETMPFSIIATVPMGAEIVAAAGHSAVGLLVDAWHVFRAGTSLSELEAVLQPWMVFGVELDDAAPEVVGTLFEDTVQRRLLCGDGSFDLGGLVEVLRDKDFDGPWGVEILSESFRRLPVAEALQLAADTARKVL; encoded by the coding sequence ATGTCTGGTCTCGTCGCCACGGCATGGACCAGCGCCGGCGACACATCTCCGATGCACACGCCTCCGGTGAGTTCGGTACCCATCACCGAACGGGTCGCGGCGGTGGCGGACGCGGGCTACTGCGGCATGGGCCTTATGGCCGATGACCTCGCCGTCATCCGGGACTCCATCGGCTTTGAAGGTCTGCGCGATCTGCTGTCCGATCACGGACTGATCCACGTCGAGATCGAGCTGATCGAACGCTGGTGGATTCCGAGAGGCGACGCCGGTAACAGCTATGCCGTCCGTGACCTGTTGTTCGACGCCGCCGACGTCCTCGAGCCCGCGTTCATCAAGATCGGCTCGGAGAACGGCCCCCGCACACCGCACCCGGAGACCCTGGTGGCGCCGTTGTGTGAGCTCGCCGATCAGGCCGTCGCCCACGGCACGCGGATCGCGATCGAGACCATGCCCTTCTCGATCATCGCCACCGTTCCCATGGGAGCCGAAATCGTGGCTGCTGCCGGGCATTCCGCGGTCGGTCTACTGGTCGATGCGTGGCATGTCTTCCGCGCCGGCACCTCGCTGTCCGAGCTCGAGGCCGTCCTGCAGCCATGGATGGTCTTCGGTGTGGAGCTCGATGACGCCGCACCCGAGGTCGTCGGCACACTGTTCGAGGACACGGTGCAACGCAGATTGCTGTGCGGTGACGGCTCCTTCGACCTCGGCGGATTGGTCGAGGTGTTGCGCGACAAGGACTTCGACGGACCGTGGGGTGTGGAGATCCTGTCGGAATCCTTCCGCAGGCTGCCGGTGGCCGAGGCACTGCAGCTTGCCGCCGATACCGCACGGAAGGTTCTCTAG
- a CDS encoding aldolase, whose protein sequence is MSDSPVCVDYPAVTEIRATDPAAVARAWQQRSTRPTLRDNGKLMIVAADHPARGALAVGARPTAMNSRTDLLDRLRAALADPGVDGVLATADILDDLVLLGALDDKVVFSSFNRGGLAGSSFELDDRMTGATAASTAAAKMNGGKMLCRIDLEDQGTVATLASCAQAVDELAAHGLIAMLEPFMSSRVNGKVCNDLSPDAVIKSVHISQGLGATSAYTWMKLPVVDEMDRVMDSTTMPTLLLGGDPTDPDEAFASWEKALALPSVRGLIVGRTLLYPADDDVSTAVATAVALVR, encoded by the coding sequence ATGTCTGATTCACCAGTGTGCGTCGATTACCCGGCCGTCACCGAGATCCGAGCCACGGACCCCGCGGCGGTAGCCCGCGCCTGGCAGCAGCGGTCGACCCGACCGACGTTGCGCGACAACGGAAAACTGATGATCGTCGCCGCCGATCACCCGGCCCGCGGCGCCCTGGCAGTCGGCGCGCGCCCCACCGCGATGAACAGCCGCACCGATCTGCTGGATCGGTTGCGCGCAGCGCTCGCCGATCCGGGCGTCGACGGCGTGCTGGCCACCGCTGACATCCTCGACGACCTCGTGCTCCTGGGCGCGCTCGACGACAAGGTGGTGTTCTCCTCGTTCAATCGGGGCGGACTCGCGGGTTCGTCGTTCGAACTCGACGACCGGATGACCGGCGCCACCGCGGCGTCGACGGCGGCCGCGAAGATGAACGGCGGAAAGATGCTGTGCCGTATCGATCTCGAAGATCAGGGCACGGTGGCCACGCTGGCGTCGTGCGCGCAGGCGGTCGACGAACTCGCCGCGCACGGCCTGATCGCCATGCTGGAACCGTTCATGTCCTCTCGGGTCAACGGCAAGGTCTGTAACGACCTGAGCCCCGACGCGGTGATCAAGTCCGTGCACATCAGCCAGGGCCTGGGCGCCACGTCGGCCTACACCTGGATGAAGCTCCCGGTCGTCGACGAAATGGACCGGGTGATGGATTCCACCACCATGCCGACCCTGCTGCTCGGCGGAGATCCGACCGATCCCGACGAGGCGTTCGCGAGCTGGGAGAAAGCGCTGGCGCTTCCGTCGGTGCGCGGCCTGATCGTGGGCCGCACGCTGCTCTACCCCGCCGACGACGATGTGAGCACTGCGGTCGCCACCGCGGTGGCGCTGGTGCGGTGA
- a CDS encoding CoA-acylating methylmalonate-semialdehyde dehydrogenase: MTNTISHWVNNKEFAGTSSATAPVTNPATGETTGQVALATVADAQTVIDAAAAAFPAWRDTSLAKRTQVLFKFRELLNERKGELAEIITAEHGKVVSDALGEVSRGQEVVEFACGIPHLLKGGFTENASTKVDVYSIRQPLGVVGVISPFNFPAMVPMWFFPIAIATGNTVVLKPSEKDPTASLWIAKLWAEAGLPAGVFNVLQGDKTAVDELLTNPKVKSVSFVGSTPIAQYVYATGTAAGKRVQALGGAKNHAVILPDADLDLAADAMVNAGFGSAGERCMAISACVAVGPIADDLVAKIAERTTPLKIGDGTQDSDMGPLVTKAHRDKVASYIDAGENDGAKIVVDGRTVIPNGGAEGFWLGPTLIDQVTPEMSVYTDEIFGPVLSVVRVETYDEALDLINANPYGNGTAIFTNDGGAARRFQNEVQVGMIGINVPIPVPMAYYSFGGWKASLFGDSHAHGMDGVQFFTRQKAITSRWLDPSHGGINLGFPQNA; encoded by the coding sequence ATGACCAACACCATTTCTCATTGGGTGAACAACAAAGAGTTCGCGGGAACGAGCAGCGCGACTGCTCCGGTGACGAACCCGGCGACCGGTGAGACCACCGGGCAGGTGGCGTTGGCCACCGTCGCCGACGCGCAGACGGTGATCGACGCCGCCGCGGCGGCGTTCCCCGCCTGGCGCGACACCAGCCTGGCCAAACGCACCCAGGTGCTGTTCAAGTTCCGCGAGCTGCTCAACGAACGCAAAGGCGAACTCGCCGAGATCATCACCGCCGAACACGGCAAAGTCGTCTCCGACGCCCTCGGCGAAGTCTCCCGCGGCCAGGAAGTCGTCGAATTCGCCTGCGGCATCCCCCACCTCTTGAAAGGCGGCTTCACCGAGAACGCCTCCACCAAAGTCGACGTCTACTCGATCCGCCAACCGCTCGGCGTCGTCGGCGTCATCTCCCCGTTCAACTTCCCCGCCATGGTGCCCATGTGGTTCTTCCCCATCGCGATCGCCACCGGCAACACCGTCGTCCTCAAACCCTCGGAAAAAGACCCCACCGCCTCGCTGTGGATCGCCAAACTGTGGGCCGAAGCCGGCCTGCCCGCAGGCGTCTTCAACGTCCTGCAGGGCGACAAAACCGCCGTCGACGAACTGCTGACCAACCCCAAGGTCAAGTCGGTCAGCTTCGTCGGGTCCACCCCGATCGCCCAGTACGTCTACGCCACCGGCACCGCCGCCGGGAAACGCGTCCAAGCCCTCGGCGGCGCCAAGAACCACGCCGTGATCCTGCCCGACGCCGACCTGGACCTGGCCGCCGACGCCATGGTCAACGCCGGCTTCGGCTCCGCCGGTGAACGCTGCATGGCCATCTCGGCCTGCGTCGCGGTCGGCCCCATCGCCGATGACCTCGTCGCCAAGATCGCCGAGCGCACCACACCGCTGAAGATCGGCGACGGCACCCAAGACTCCGACATGGGACCGCTGGTGACCAAGGCCCACCGCGACAAGGTCGCCTCCTACATCGACGCCGGCGAGAACGACGGCGCCAAGATCGTCGTCGACGGCCGCACCGTCATACCCAACGGCGGCGCTGAGGGTTTCTGGCTCGGCCCCACCCTGATCGACCAGGTGACCCCCGAGATGAGCGTCTACACCGACGAAATCTTCGGCCCCGTCCTGTCGGTCGTGCGCGTCGAGACCTACGACGAAGCCCTGGACCTGATCAACGCCAACCCCTACGGCAACGGCACCGCGATCTTCACCAACGACGGCGGCGCCGCCCGACGATTCCAGAACGAAGTCCAGGTCGGCATGATCGGCATCAACGTCCCCATCCCCGTGCCGATGGCCTACTACAGCTTCGGCGGCTGGAAGGCCTCGCTGTTCGGCGACAGCCACGCCCACGGCATGGACGGCGTCCAGTTCTTCACCCGCCAAAAAGCCATCACCAGCCGCTGGCTCGACCCCAGCCACGGCGGCATCAACCTCGGATTCCCCCAAAACGCCTAG
- the iolD gene encoding 3D-(3,5/4)-trihydroxycyclohexane-1,2-dione acylhydrolase (decyclizing) has translation MVSTAPKSTDKLADTEPTVQLTVAQATVRFLANQYVERDGERHKFFAGCLGIFGHGNVAGIGQALLQDEIEAAEAGQEPGLKYVLGRNEQAMVHTAVAYARQQDRLQAWAVTASVGPGSTNMLTGAALATINRLPVLLLASDTFATRVSSPVLQELELPSSGDVTVNDAFKPLSRYFDRVWRPEQLPAALLGAMRVLTDPAETGAATISLPQDVQAEAFDWPQSMFAERTWHIARPMPERSVIARAAEVIRAATKPLIVAGGGVIYSGADTTLAEFASQTGIPVCESQAGKGSLLHEHPQSVGAVGSTGTTAANALAGDADVIIGIGTRYSDFTSASRTAFNNPDVRFVNINVASLDSVKQGGISVVADAREALEALSVVVGDYTVSDDYRARTAELMSDWNSTVSEVYRTDDGAALNQNQVIGLVNTLSDPRDVVVCAAGSMPGDLHKLWRLRDRKGYHVEYGYSCMGYEIAGGIGVRMAAPDRDVFIMVGDGSYLMMATELVTAVQEGVKVIPVLVQNHGFASIGGLSESLGSQRFGTAYRYRGEDGRLDGNTLPVDLAANAASLGADVIRVTTAAEFSDAVKVAKAGERTTVIYVETDPLIFAPDSQSWWDVPVSQVSTLASTQTAYERYSDWKKVQRPLINPSDR, from the coding sequence GTGGTTTCCACCGCGCCGAAGTCGACCGACAAGCTCGCCGACACCGAACCGACCGTCCAGCTCACGGTGGCTCAAGCCACGGTGCGGTTCCTAGCCAATCAGTACGTCGAACGTGACGGCGAACGCCACAAGTTCTTCGCCGGGTGCCTGGGCATCTTCGGCCACGGCAACGTCGCGGGCATCGGCCAGGCGCTGCTGCAGGACGAGATCGAGGCAGCCGAGGCGGGGCAGGAACCCGGCCTGAAGTATGTGCTGGGCCGCAACGAGCAGGCCATGGTGCACACCGCGGTGGCCTACGCCCGGCAGCAGGATCGCCTGCAAGCCTGGGCGGTCACAGCAAGCGTCGGTCCCGGTTCGACCAACATGCTCACCGGCGCGGCACTGGCCACCATCAACCGGCTGCCGGTATTGCTGTTGGCCTCAGACACTTTCGCCACTCGTGTGAGCTCGCCGGTGCTGCAGGAGCTGGAACTGCCGTCCAGCGGCGATGTCACCGTCAACGATGCCTTCAAGCCGCTGTCTCGGTACTTCGACCGGGTGTGGCGTCCCGAGCAGTTGCCGGCCGCACTGCTCGGTGCGATGCGGGTGCTGACCGACCCCGCCGAGACCGGTGCGGCGACGATCTCGCTGCCCCAGGACGTCCAGGCCGAGGCGTTCGACTGGCCACAGTCGATGTTCGCCGAACGGACGTGGCACATCGCCCGGCCGATGCCCGAGCGCTCGGTGATCGCCCGCGCCGCCGAGGTGATCCGCGCGGCCACCAAACCGTTGATCGTCGCCGGTGGCGGCGTCATCTACTCCGGCGCCGACACCACGCTGGCCGAGTTCGCCAGTCAGACCGGCATTCCGGTGTGTGAGAGCCAGGCCGGCAAAGGATCGCTGCTGCACGAGCATCCACAGAGTGTCGGTGCTGTCGGCTCCACGGGCACCACGGCCGCCAACGCGCTGGCCGGCGACGCCGACGTGATCATCGGTATCGGCACCCGGTACAGCGATTTCACCTCAGCCTCGCGCACCGCGTTCAACAACCCCGACGTCCGGTTCGTCAACATCAACGTGGCGTCCCTGGATTCGGTCAAACAAGGTGGCATCAGCGTTGTCGCCGACGCGCGCGAAGCACTCGAGGCGTTGAGCGTCGTCGTGGGTGACTACACCGTCAGCGACGACTATCGCGCTCGCACAGCTGAACTGATGAGCGACTGGAACAGCACAGTGTCAGAGGTGTATCGCACCGACGACGGCGCCGCACTGAATCAGAATCAGGTGATCGGCCTCGTCAACACCCTCTCCGATCCTCGTGACGTCGTGGTGTGCGCGGCCGGGTCCATGCCCGGCGACCTGCACAAGCTGTGGCGCCTGCGCGACCGCAAGGGCTATCACGTCGAGTACGGCTACTCCTGCATGGGCTACGAAATCGCCGGCGGCATCGGCGTGCGGATGGCTGCCCCGGACCGGGACGTGTTCATCATGGTCGGCGACGGTTCCTACCTGATGATGGCCACCGAACTGGTGACCGCCGTGCAGGAGGGCGTCAAGGTCATCCCGGTGCTGGTGCAGAATCACGGCTTCGCCTCCATCGGCGGCCTGTCAGAGTCGTTGGGATCGCAGCGATTCGGCACGGCCTACCGGTACCGCGGCGAAGACGGGCGCCTCGACGGCAACACGCTTCCGGTGGATCTGGCGGCCAACGCCGCGAGTCTGGGCGCCGACGTGATCCGGGTGACGACGGCGGCGGAATTCTCGGATGCGGTGAAGGTCGCCAAGGCCGGCGAACGCACCACCGTGATCTATGTCGAGACCGACCCGTTGATCTTCGCCCCCGACAGCCAGTCCTGGTGGGACGTCCCGGTCAGCCAGGTGTCGACGCTGGCCTCGACACAGACCGCCTATGAACGCTATTCGGATTGGAAGAAAGTGCAACGGCCACTGATCAATCCGTCCGATCGCTGA
- a CDS encoding YncE family protein codes for MTLRMLLLTLVLVVAGCGSQDSSSDPPESSSTAAATTPTTTGLLPSGVPTEGSRPPADDLPPPAEPQQAPPQNGQVPGRIVPVGASPEGIVVDPVTRTVAVAKRDPDELVLINADTGEITGRTALPGFVRHLQLAAPGGPVLVPVESADALVRVELPGGRSESQILTGTFPHDASQAPNGTVFVANELGGTVSAVRGEEIVKVFTDSVQPAGLAPVGSAMGLIDVRKNDLTIYDSDDLTIVGSTPAGEGPTHLVADRHGRMIATDTRGDAIRVFDTQPRQIAEIAQAGGPYGITYDPTRDLLWVASSGINEVIGYDMTDPMPREVQRIPTVQNPYTVGVDATTGRLFIAGVTGGVVQIVDPD; via the coding sequence ATGACTCTCAGGATGCTGCTCCTCACCCTGGTACTCGTCGTCGCCGGCTGCGGCAGTCAGGACAGCAGCTCCGACCCCCCGGAATCATCGTCGACGGCCGCCGCCACGACACCGACCACGACGGGACTCCTGCCGTCCGGAGTGCCGACCGAGGGCAGCCGCCCACCCGCCGACGACCTGCCGCCGCCGGCCGAACCGCAGCAGGCGCCGCCGCAGAACGGGCAGGTGCCGGGCCGGATCGTGCCTGTCGGTGCGTCACCTGAAGGCATCGTCGTCGACCCGGTGACCCGCACCGTCGCGGTGGCCAAACGCGACCCCGACGAACTCGTCTTGATCAACGCGGACACCGGCGAGATCACCGGACGCACAGCTCTGCCGGGCTTCGTCCGTCACCTGCAACTCGCCGCACCTGGCGGCCCGGTGCTGGTCCCGGTGGAGAGTGCGGACGCCCTGGTGCGGGTGGAACTGCCGGGCGGACGCTCCGAATCACAGATCCTCACAGGAACTTTTCCCCATGACGCCTCACAAGCCCCCAACGGCACCGTGTTCGTCGCCAACGAACTGGGTGGCACCGTCTCCGCAGTCCGTGGTGAGGAGATCGTCAAGGTGTTCACCGACAGCGTGCAGCCGGCGGGGCTCGCTCCGGTCGGCTCCGCGATGGGACTTATCGACGTCCGCAAGAACGACCTGACCATCTATGACAGCGACGACCTCACCATCGTCGGGTCGACGCCCGCCGGTGAGGGTCCGACGCACCTCGTCGCCGACAGACACGGTCGGATGATCGCCACCGACACCCGCGGCGACGCCATCCGGGTCTTCGACACCCAGCCGCGTCAGATCGCGGAAATCGCGCAAGCTGGAGGGCCTTACGGCATCACCTACGACCCCACCAGGGACCTGCTCTGGGTGGCTTCGTCGGGGATCAACGAGGTGATCGGGTACGACATGACCGACCCGATGCCTCGTGAGGTTCAGCGGATCCCGACTGTGCAGAACCCCTACACCGTGGGTGTGGACGCGACGACGGGACGGCTGTTCATCGCCGGCGTGACCGGCGGCGTCGTGCAGATCGTCGACCCGGACTGA
- a CDS encoding glutamine synthetase III, with protein MSGNSVRIQAINSVEAYVPPPISFDPGEAPGEIFGANVFTLAEMRLRLPKSVYKSMVATMEKGAKLDPAIADSVASVMKDWALSKGATHYAHVFYPMTGLTAEKHDSFLDPVGDGTTLAEFAGKTLIQGEPDASSFPSGGLRSTFEARGYTGWDVTSPAYILENPNGNTLCIPTVFVSMTGEALDYKTPLLRSQQAMGAQAERILKLFGHKDFDNIVSFCGPEQEYFLVDRHFFLARPDLINAGRTLFGCKPPKGQEFDDHYFGAIPDRVLAFMMDTERELFKLGIPAKTRHNEVAPGQFEIAPMFERANIAADHQQLLMTTFKTIAKKHGMECLFHEKPFAGVNGSGKHVNFSLGNAQFGSLLVPGDTPHENAQFLVFCAAVIRAVHKFSGLLRVSVASATNDHRLGANEAPPAIISIFLGDQLADVFEQIAKGAATSSKGKGSMMIGVDTLPVLPTDPGDRNRTSPFAFTGNRFEFRAPGSGQTINVPMIILNTIMADSLDYMATVLENAVGEGDDFDMAVQKLLTEIITEHGAVVFNGDGYSENWQIEAAERGLPNLKTTIDCIPELVKPEAVEVFEKYGVFSARELESRVEVRYEMYALTVAVEAKLTLEVGSTVVLPAAVRYQTELAQNVATLKAAGLEPDMTLLSTVSGPIAELTAALSALKTAMGVHGGDSAGEEAAHAQSLLPLMDAVREAADTLEGVVADDLWPLPTYQEMLYIL; from the coding sequence TTGAGCGGAAATTCAGTACGCATCCAGGCGATCAACAGCGTCGAGGCGTATGTGCCTCCACCCATCAGTTTCGATCCAGGCGAGGCCCCCGGCGAGATCTTCGGTGCCAACGTCTTCACGCTGGCCGAGATGCGGCTGCGCCTGCCCAAGTCGGTCTACAAGTCCATGGTCGCGACGATGGAGAAGGGCGCCAAGCTGGATCCGGCGATCGCCGACTCGGTCGCCTCGGTGATGAAGGACTGGGCGCTGTCGAAGGGTGCCACCCACTACGCGCACGTCTTCTACCCGATGACGGGACTGACCGCCGAGAAGCACGACAGCTTCCTCGATCCCGTGGGCGACGGCACCACGCTCGCCGAATTCGCCGGCAAGACCCTGATCCAGGGTGAGCCCGATGCCTCGAGCTTCCCCTCCGGCGGCCTGCGCAGCACCTTCGAGGCCCGCGGTTACACCGGCTGGGATGTCACCAGCCCGGCCTACATCCTGGAGAACCCGAACGGCAATACGCTGTGCATCCCGACGGTCTTCGTCTCGATGACCGGTGAGGCGCTGGACTACAAGACGCCGCTGCTGCGCAGCCAGCAGGCCATGGGCGCTCAGGCGGAACGTATCCTGAAGTTGTTCGGCCACAAGGACTTTGACAACATCGTGTCGTTCTGCGGTCCCGAGCAGGAGTACTTCCTGGTCGACCGGCACTTCTTCCTGGCCCGTCCGGATCTGATCAACGCCGGTCGCACCCTGTTCGGCTGCAAGCCGCCCAAGGGCCAGGAGTTCGACGACCACTACTTCGGCGCCATCCCCGACCGGGTGCTGGCCTTCATGATGGACACCGAGCGTGAGCTGTTCAAGCTCGGCATCCCGGCCAAGACCCGGCACAACGAGGTCGCCCCCGGGCAGTTCGAGATCGCCCCGATGTTCGAGCGTGCCAACATCGCCGCCGACCATCAGCAGCTGTTGATGACCACGTTCAAGACCATCGCCAAGAAGCACGGCATGGAATGCCTGTTCCACGAGAAGCCCTTCGCGGGAGTCAACGGATCGGGCAAGCACGTCAACTTCTCGCTCGGCAACGCGCAGTTCGGCAGCCTGCTGGTGCCCGGTGACACCCCGCATGAGAACGCCCAGTTCCTGGTCTTCTGCGCGGCCGTCATCCGCGCGGTGCACAAGTTCTCCGGTCTGCTGCGGGTGTCGGTGGCCTCGGCCACCAACGACCACCGCCTCGGCGCCAACGAGGCCCCGCCGGCCATCATCTCGATCTTCCTCGGCGACCAGCTGGCCGATGTGTTCGAGCAGATCGCCAAGGGTGCTGCGACGTCCTCCAAGGGCAAGGGCAGCATGATGATCGGTGTCGACACGCTTCCGGTGCTGCCGACCGACCCGGGCGACCGCAACCGCACCAGCCCGTTCGCGTTCACCGGCAATCGTTTCGAGTTCCGCGCGCCGGGATCCGGGCAGACGATCAACGTGCCGATGATCATCCTGAACACGATCATGGCCGACTCGCTCGACTACATGGCCACGGTGCTGGAAAACGCCGTCGGCGAGGGCGACGACTTCGACATGGCTGTGCAGAAGCTGCTCACCGAGATCATCACCGAGCACGGCGCCGTGGTGTTCAACGGTGACGGCTACTCGGAGAACTGGCAGATCGAAGCAGCCGAACGCGGCTTGCCGAACCTCAAGACCACCATCGACTGCATCCCGGAGCTGGTGAAGCCCGAGGCGGTCGAGGTGTTCGAGAAGTACGGCGTCTTCAGTGCGCGCGAGCTGGAGAGTCGCGTCGAGGTCCGGTACGAGATGTATGCCCTGACGGTGGCCGTCGAGGCCAAGCTGACGCTGGAGGTGGGCTCCACGGTGGTGCTGCCTGCGGCGGTCCGCTACCAGACCGAGCTGGCTCAGAACGTGGCGACGTTGAAGGCGGCCGGCCTGGAGCCGGACATGACGCTGCTGTCGACGGTTTCCGGCCCGATCGCTGAGCTGACGGCGGCACTGTCGGCGCTCAAGACGGCGATGGGTGTGCACGGTGGCGACTCGGCGGGCGAGGAAGCTGCCCATGCGCAGAGCCTGCTGCCGCTGATGGACGCAGTGCGTGAGGCGGCCGACACGCTGGAAGGTGTTGTCGCCGACGACCTGTGGCCGCTGCCGACCTACCAGGAGATGCTGTACATCCTCTGA